The following proteins are encoded in a genomic region of Parus major isolate Abel chromosome 18, Parus_major1.1, whole genome shotgun sequence:
- the CHMP6 gene encoding charged multivesicular body protein 6: GRKRRSRVTEQDRAVLQLKQQRDKLRQYQKRLSLGLERERALARQLLRDGKKEKALLLLKKKRYQEQLLDKTENQISNLERMVQDIEFTQIEMKVIEGLKIGNECLNKMHQVMSIEEVERIIGETQDAVDYQRQIDELLAGSLTEEDEDAILEELNAITQEQLELPEVPSEPLPEKIPEVSPIKNRPKPELVAAS, encoded by the exons GGGCGGAAACGGCGGAGCCGCGTCACGGAGCAGGACCGGGCCGTGCTG CAATTGAAGCAGCAGCGGGACAAGCTCCGGCAGTACCAGAAGCGGCtgagcctggggctggagcGGGAGCGGGCGCTGGCCCGGCAGCTGCTCCGGGACGGCAAGAAAGA GAAAGCCTTGCTCCTGCTGAAAAAGAAACGGTACCAGGAGCAGCTTCTGGATAAAACAGAGAACCAGATCAGCAACCTGGAGCGGATG gTCCAGGACATTGAATTCACCCAGATTGAAATGAAGGTCATCGAGGGCCTGAAAATAGGCAACGAGTGTCTGAACAAAATGCACCAG GTTATGTCCATAGAAGAAGTGGAAAGGATAATAGGAGAAACGCAGGATGCTGTGGATTATCAGAGG CAAATAGACGAGCTCCTGGCTGGCAGCCTGActgaggaggatgaagatgcCATTCTAGAAGAATTAAATGCTATTACTCAG GAACAGTTGGAGCTTCCAGAAGTTCCTTCAGAGCCGCTCCCGGAGAAGATCCCAG aAGTGTCACCCATCAAGAACAGGCCAAAGCCAGAGCTGGTGGCAGCATCTTAA